The genomic DNA AGTGCAATAACCACGGATGATGAACCTGCATTAGAACTACAATACGGTAGGGATATTATGGAAATGGATATAGATCTTGAATCTATAGAACAATCCACATCACTTTCCATTAATGCCTGGACACCTTCAGAACAAGATTCTGTAAACTCTGAGGCAAGTGAGCCCACTGTTAATGAGCAAGGAGATGCTTCAGAATCAGATTTAGAATCAATTACTGATGCCAATGAAGCTTTTAATACCTCAATACCACTAACAGAAGATGAAGCACAACAAATTTCTGATGCCTGGTTATTGCGAAAAAGAATGTCTAAATATAGAGGCTCTATAAAATTTCCGGGATCAGCTGATGCCAAACCCAATACATTAATTTCCTTAACAGGTTTAGGAGAGCTTTTTGATGGCGACGCTTATATATCTAGTGTGTCTCATAGTTTCAGCGGAGGAAATTGGTCTACAGAAATACAAATAGGAGTACCCCCCGAAGTACACAGTCAGAAAGTAAAAACAGCACCTTCTGAGCCAGGAACAAAAGATACACTCATTGATGTTAAAGGCATGCAAGTAGGTATTGTTAAAGATACTTATGATGAAGATGGTGGTGAATTTAGAGTGCAAGTAGAAATTCCTATTTTAAATGATACTACAGAATTTGTATGGGCACGCCTAGCTTCTTACTACGCAAGCAGTAGTTTCGGTGCTTATTTTTATCCAGAAGTAGGTGATGAGGTAATACTCGGATTTATAGATGGAAACCCTGCATATCCCGTTATTTTAGGAAGTATGTACAGTAGTTCGTTACAACCTCCGGAAGTGGTAAGTGATAGCGATAATAATATAAAAATGCTAATGACCAGAAGTCAGTTGCAGTTCAAGTTTGATGATGAAAACATCGTGATGACTATGGTGACACCTAATGGGAATACAGTAGTGATCAGCGATCAAGATGAAGGAATAACCATTACCGATCAAAACAGTAATCAAATACAAATGAATAGCAGTGGTATTACAATAGAAAGTAAATCGGCCATGACCATTAAGGCAGCTGATGATCTTACCATACAAGGATCATCGGTAAAAATAACGGCAGATAATGATGTATCTATTAGTG from Flavivirga abyssicola includes the following:
- the vgrG gene encoding type VI secretion system tip protein VgrG, which produces MASSPIISGNNLVSFTITSEGDAIPDTYGVVSVNISQEIDTIAQAQITVRDGDPTTQMFEIADASTFKTGNAIEIALGYGTDTTTIFSGEVTKQSVKVDESGTTFQVTCKDILVKAVKSKSKLVLTDSLDSDAIDQIVENLGVESNVTATTVQKEKIIQYSATDWDFIVSRAQRNGMAVVTDNGTLVVSAITTDDEPALELQYGRDIMEMDIDLESIEQSTSLSINAWTPSEQDSVNSEASEPTVNEQGDASESDLESITDANEAFNTSIPLTEDEAQQISDAWLLRKRMSKYRGSIKFPGSADAKPNTLISLTGLGELFDGDAYISSVSHSFSGGNWSTEIQIGVPPEVHSQKVKTAPSEPGTKDTLIDVKGMQVGIVKDTYDEDGGEFRVQVEIPILNDTTEFVWARLASYYASSSFGAYFYPEVGDEVILGFIDGNPAYPVILGSMYSSSLQPPEVVSDSDNNIKMLMTRSQLQFKFDDENIVMTMVTPNGNTVVISDQDEGITITDQNSNQIQMNSSGITIESKSAMTIKAADDLTIQGSSVKITADNDVSISGSSISASASNSATLNGDSGCTVSSSGETNISGSAINLN